Below is a window of Quercus robur chromosome 6, dhQueRobu3.1, whole genome shotgun sequence DNA.
tccccacaatttgccattgccgaaattgtgggggaaaaatttttttaggaaaaaaattttttttttccccacaatttcggtaatgaaattgtgggggaaaaatttttttaggaaaaaattttttttttttcccccacaatttcggtaatggcattaccgaaattgtggggaaaatttttttttttttttccccacaatttcggtaatgccattaccgaaattgtgggggaaaaaaaaaaattaaaaaaaaaattttttttccccacaatttcattaccgaaattgtggggaaaaaaaaaatttttttcctaaaaaaatttttcccccacaatttcggcaatggcaaattgtggggaaaaaaaaaaaatttttttcctaaaaaatttttcccccacaatttcattaccgaaattgtggggaaaaaaaaaatttttttcctaaaaaaatttttcccccacaatttcggcaatgccattaccgaaattgtgggggggaaaaaaattttttttttggttattctctctcctctttcctGCTTTCTGGTTGAATTTCGGTAGCCTTATTCTCTCTCCAtcttttttggttgaatttcggcaacgccattgccgaaattcagtctctctcctcagATTCCCAATTAACTTCGAACAGTAACTATAACgcaaattaactttaaaatttgcaattttaacccaaaagactcgTGACCATTTGATTCGCAAAAACCTTTTGTTTCCACGACACGTGTGGCTCTAAATATCACATTTGGTGATGGGACTGAAGCTCCTCCTAGGACCTAACtcgtcttttttgtttttggcgtAAGCTGACAAAAAACGTGTTGTGTGTTTTAGTGGGACCCACCGATTTGACAATACCCAAccaattttctttctctctccagacttttcttttttatttttctctctcttgcacgttgtttttttttcctctctctctctcttcttcttctctttattattattattattttttttttctctttctctcttgcatgctgtcttcttcttcttcttctttctttttttttttgcctttttttttcttgtgtgaATATCCTAGTtgatgggtttttcttttttctgggttGGATGACCAGTGATACAGTTGGATAGAGTAGCAATTTGGCTTTGGTTTGGTTGGGTTTGCATTCTCAAAAACACCTACATATATCAAacacacaattatattttttcactttaaaaaaaaatgttattagaaatatagtaccaaatacattttttttgcataaaaagtACTTTGAACACATGTTTTCtcaacactttttaaatcacAGTTTTCATATCATTTTGAACAACAATACTTGAAATATGCTACCAAATAGGCCCTTAAAGTCTTCCTGTCGCATAATGtggtttgatttgggttttgattcTCACCCAtccactttttcatttaagATTTTACGTGTTAAAATGTGGACAATACCGTATCAATAATTGATGTATGTGTGAAATAGTGTgtcaaaacaatatttttcctcCAAGGAATTGTTTGGTTTCACTCTACCAAAATTTAAAACCGgcataaatattaaatacattGTACTACATCTGCTAGAAATATGtggttaaatagtaaaatttatcatatcttaataacaaaattttttaagacaatcagtaatttaacgATATCATACTAAACTTTATTTTCTAATACTttagacacaaaataaataaataaataaataatgactgCCTTAAAGGGCATATAAATGCATACAATTGCACGCCCAACCAACCAAGAATcttatatatctttattttaattGAGGCCTGTTACTATGAGTCTTTTCCTTCACTCTTCTgttcctcttctctctttcaCTAAATTGCCAGCTACGGCTAGAACTTGCttttcacataaaataaatGGTAGCGAGAGTCCTTCCCCTCGTACAATCCAATGCATGGCGGCCAAAAGAAATTCCgaaaattcaaacattattAGGAGAACAGCATTTGCTGGTTAAAGAGATAGTGGGTCTCGTGTACAGTGTACGAGACCCACTAACAGTACCGTGTTCCACATGAAAGGgtctcaataaaataaataaaaataaataaataaaggaaaacgCAAACGTAGCGTTAGTATAGAGAAACgtaattcaaatttatattaaGTGTGCATTTAGGttaggatgaaaaatgaaaattatttcattattcaacttatttttgttattgtataTGAGTCTTACTGTACTTTTTGACACTATTTATTATAGGTCTTAatatactattttaattaatttttattttttatttacagtacttttaacaataatttttcaattttagaaaaataaactaTATTTAAACACACTCTGAGACTATCTACCAAACGATGGTAATCCAAGCAACTATAAAAAGCATGGCATTGTTTGTGGCTATTTCAAAGCAGACGGACCTTCACCTCCtactccaaaatccaaatatttcAACCATGTTTGCCCTGTTGTTCATGCTGTTTACCACCATCATCGCACCACTAATTCCAACCCTCTcttcacaaccaccaccaccacaaccctGTCTAAGCTGTCTTACTCCGCCTCCACCACCGACAGCGCCAGCACTTGAGTTTCCTCAAACCCAACATTTTCCCCCATTTTCCCCTTTCACTCCATCACTACAAGATGACAACATATGGTCTTCACCAAGTCCAAGACATCCAGTATCTGTGTTGTTCGTGTTGGGGTGTATCTTGGCTGCTATAATATTAATTAGCTTAATCGTATTGGCGATTTACATTCGCCTGCAAAAAGGGCCGAAAGGGGACAAAGGGGATCCAGGGAAGCCCGGCCCGAAAGGGGACAAAGGGGACAATGGGGAGAAAGGGGAGAAAGGGCCAAAAGGGGACAAAGGGGAGAAAGGGGAGAAAGGGCCGAAAGGGGACAAAGGGGATCCAGGGCCACCAGGGCGGCCACCCTGCCAGTGCTACCAGGTCTGCCACTGccatgtttattattattagctaCTAGGAAAAGATAAACAGTAATTATTTTCCCCCCCGTTTTTACAATTTGGTTCGGTCTAAGTATTTGGGTGTTGGAGTTTCTGTAatgggcttcttttttttttcttttttccttttttgtgggaatttaattttaattagagtGCTTGTATTTGGGTGttagaaatgtttttttaatctcagTTGTATTAATAGTATCAATATTCGCATCAGACTATACATCTCAGTTCTATTAATGGTATCAAAGTCCGGACCGGACCGTACGTTAACGAAGAACCGCCTCTTGAAATGgttttttaaacccaaaaccCGCTCTGTACAAAAAATATAGTGAACCATGT
It encodes the following:
- the LOC126690512 gene encoding uncharacterized protein LOC126690512, whose product is MVIQATIKSMALFVAISKQTDLHLLLQNPNISTMFALLFMLFTTIIAPLIPTLSSQPPPPQPCLSCLTPPPPPTAPALEFPQTQHFPPFSPFTPSLQDDNIWSSPSPRHPVSVLFVLGCILAAIILISLIVLAIYIRLQKGPKGDKGDPGKPGPKGDKGDNGEKGEKGPKGDKGEKGEKGPKGDKGDPGPPGRPPCQCYQYGGCEEEEDAKKEKRGVLKFTVK